The genomic stretch CCCTTGTCCAAATCATCCAAGGAAAAACAGAACCCGATTCGGGAAACATCACCATCCCCAAGGGATACCGCATTGGCCATTTAGAACAACATTTGGTCTTCACCAAACCAACCGTACTCGAAGAATGTGCACTAGGTTTACCAGAAGGGGATGAGTACGAAACTTGGAAAGTCGAGAGGATTTTATTTGGACTTGGGTTCTCCGAAAAAGACATGGAACGTAGCCCCGATGAATTTTCGGGTGGGTACCAAATCCGTATGAACTTGGCAAAACTTTTAGTATCTGCACCCGACATGCTCATATTAGATGAACCAAACAACTACTTGGACATTGTCACCATACGTTGGTTAGAGGAATTCCTTCGAGAATGGGAAGGAGAAATCATTCTCATCACTCACGACAGAAGTTTTATGGACAGTGTTGTGACTCATACAGTGGCTATCCACCGCACAAAGGCAATCAAAGTGCAAGGTGATACAGAAAAGTTATACACACAAATCAACCAAGCTGAAGAAATTTATGAAAAAACTCGACTGAACGAGGCAAAAAAACGCAAACAAGAAGAGATGTTCATCGCGAAGTTTAAAGCAAAAGCGAGTTTTGCAAGTCGCACACAATCACGTGTCAAAAAATTAGAAAAACAAGGTGAGATGAAGGCACTCGATACCATCGAAGATATGGAATTGTATTTTAACAGTGCACCTTTTTCCGCCAACCAAATGTTAAGCGTAGAGGATGTATCATTTTCCTATGATGGAAAATCTCCGTATTTATTTGAAAATTTTTCCATCAGTGTTGGGCCTGAAGATCGGATTTGTATCATCGGAAAAAACGGGAAAGGAAAATCAACCCTTCTAAAATTGATTGCAGGTGAACTCACTCCTGTAACGGGAAGTGTAAAAAAACACCCCATCTTAAAAGAAGGATACTTTGGACAGACTAACAAATTGAATATGAACGAAAGTAATACGGTTGTCCAAGAGATCATGAGTGCTGACCCCAACTGTTCAGAAGGGAAAGCTCGTAACATTGCCGGTGGTTTGATGTTTTCAGAAGACCTCGCACTGAAGAAAATCAAAGTGCTTTCTGGGGGTGAAAAGAGCCGAGTTTTACTTGGAAAAATCCTTGTGACCCCATGCCACTTACTTTACTTAGATGAGCCAACAAACCACTTGGATATGCAATCCTGTGACTCCCTCATTGAGGCGATTGATAACTTTGATGGATCTGTCATCATGGTCACCCACAACGAAATGCACTTGCGCGCTGTAGCCACAAAACTCATTGTATTCGATGATGACCGAGTTTTTGTCTATGATGGTGGTTATGACGACTTCCTCAGTGACATTGGCTGGAAGGATGAAACCGTTTGAAACCAATCCTAACTGTAAAACAAGTTTCCAAGTCCTATGACAATGGATTCCAAGCACTGAAAACCGTAAATTGGGAAGTGGGCGAGGGAGAAATCCATGCCCTACTTGGACCGAATGGTGCCGGGAAAACCACTCTGATCAATTTGATCTGTGGCATTGTCTCACCTAGTGCCGGTGAGGTGAAAGTGGATGGGCATGATATCATCCAAGAATTTAAAAAAACAAGATCTCTGATTGGTCTTGTCCCACAAGAGCTCAGTGTCCATGCGTTTGAAACCGTTTGGGCGAGTGTGAGTTTTACACGGGGGTTGTATGGAAAACCGGCTAATCCAAAATACATCGAAGAAGTATTAAAATCACTTTCCCTTTGGGACAAAAAAGACCAAAGGATTATGACTTTATCTGGTGGAATGAAACGCCGGGTGCTCATCGCCAAAGCATTGTCACACGAACCAAAAATTTTGTTTTTGGATGAACCAAGTGCTGGTGTGGATGTGGAACTCCGTAAGGATATGTGGAAAATTGTAGAATCCCTTCGTAACAATGGAGTCACGATCATCCTCACAACTCACTATATCGAAGAGGCAGAGTTAATTGCAGACCGAATCTCTGTGATCCGAAAGGGTGAAATTTTCCTCACCGAAAACAAAGACAAACTCATGAAACAATTGGGAACCAAACAATTGCGAATTGAATTGAAAAAATCAATCAAATCGATTCCAAAGTCGTTATCAAAGTACAAACTCGAACTTTCTGATAACAATACCACCTTTGTTTTCACGTATGACCGTTCGGATGATAGTAGTGTGATGACCAAACTTTTG from Leptospira levettii encodes the following:
- a CDS encoding ABC-F family ATP-binding cassette domain-containing protein, which encodes MIKISGLNKQFNGNVLFDDLQFSVNRGERVGLVGRNGHGKSTLVQIIQGKTEPDSGNITIPKGYRIGHLEQHLVFTKPTVLEECALGLPEGDEYETWKVERILFGLGFSEKDMERSPDEFSGGYQIRMNLAKLLVSAPDMLILDEPNNYLDIVTIRWLEEFLREWEGEIILITHDRSFMDSVVTHTVAIHRTKAIKVQGDTEKLYTQINQAEEIYEKTRLNEAKKRKQEEMFIAKFKAKASFASRTQSRVKKLEKQGEMKALDTIEDMELYFNSAPFSANQMLSVEDVSFSYDGKSPYLFENFSISVGPEDRICIIGKNGKGKSTLLKLIAGELTPVTGSVKKHPILKEGYFGQTNKLNMNESNTVVQEIMSADPNCSEGKARNIAGGLMFSEDLALKKIKVLSGGEKSRVLLGKILVTPCHLLYLDEPTNHLDMQSCDSLIEAIDNFDGSVIMVTHNEMHLRAVATKLIVFDDDRVFVYDGGYDDFLSDIGWKDETV
- a CDS encoding ABC transporter ATP-binding protein produces the protein MKPILTVKQVSKSYDNGFQALKTVNWEVGEGEIHALLGPNGAGKTTLINLICGIVSPSAGEVKVDGHDIIQEFKKTRSLIGLVPQELSVHAFETVWASVSFTRGLYGKPANPKYIEEVLKSLSLWDKKDQRIMTLSGGMKRRVLIAKALSHEPKILFLDEPSAGVDVELRKDMWKIVESLRNNGVTIILTTHYIEEAELIADRISVIRKGEIFLTENKDKLMKQLGTKQLRIELKKSIKSIPKSLSKYKLELSDNNTTFVFTYDRSDDSSVMTKLLDDLKKEKIQFSDLSTKQSSLEEIFVQLLQETV